A section of the Kribbella sp. HUAS MG21 genome encodes:
- the dnaA gene encoding chromosomal replication initiator protein DnaA, which yields MDPGDYLSPSLPIPMPEPPGAGYRPAPPAAYGYRSELERAATDLPAGPPMPAAGTSYFGAAPAVGNHRYPDTAGNAWGPQEWGTGSADGAGSVPNEGEARVDDTAMNQWSPDDRSAQQPATEQQPSEPAHVEQPQAEPQAELPAPDQLPLPDQLPLTDQLPLPEQHLAEQQPPERQPQGQPQEQQLQEQLAPQQQPSQQANEQTAPQPHVHEQPQQSPAPEQPAFQQQSSHQPAPQQQVHQQPIQQHAQQHTPQPATQENSQQQAAQQTSHQQAPHQQVVQPQGFQQQVHQQAVAQQSVAQQPRVTEVAPAVTDLGEAWRRVLAGLPPNQRAWLTNSRPVTLHESTAIVAVPDDFTRGQLETRLRPDLERILTESFGRDIRIAVTVDPSLDPELREQQQAAQQPAPQQHQPQHQQHQPQQQAHQQAPQQHQQPYPQQPVQHHQQHQPQQHVQPPVREPLRTDGAYQPTIQSALTDPDNGQQFNQRQDQAPQHYEQQQTFGQPLGSVAPPPNGSSQPATEAQGEARLNPKYTFETFVIGSSNRFAHAAAVAVAEAPGKAYNPQLIYGDSGLGKTHLLHAIGHYVRSLYTGARVRYVSSEEFTNDFINAIRDDKASQFQRRYRDVDVLLIDDIQFLEGKIQTQEEFFHTFNTLHNANKQIVISSDRAPKRLEALEDRLRNRFEWGLITDIQPPDLETRIAILRKKAATERLTAPPEVLEFIASKVQTNIRELEGALIRVTAFASLNRQPVDLSLAEIVLKDLIPEGSKPEVTASMIMGQTASYFGLSIDDLCGSSRSRVLVTARQIAMYLCRELTDLSLPKIGQQFGGRDHTTVMHAERKIRQLMSERRSVFNQVTELTNRIKHQAKQQ from the coding sequence ATGGATCCGGGGGACTATTTGAGTCCTTCGCTGCCGATTCCGATGCCTGAGCCCCCGGGGGCCGGGTACCGTCCCGCGCCGCCGGCGGCGTACGGGTACCGGTCGGAGCTCGAGCGTGCGGCGACGGATCTTCCGGCCGGTCCTCCGATGCCCGCTGCTGGTACGTCGTACTTCGGTGCGGCGCCGGCTGTCGGAAATCACCGCTACCCCGACACGGCGGGGAACGCCTGGGGTCCGCAGGAATGGGGTACTGGCAGCGCCGACGGAGCTGGTTCGGTACCGAACGAGGGCGAGGCACGTGTGGACGACACAGCCATGAACCAGTGGTCACCGGACGACAGGTCCGCCCAGCAGCCCGCTACCGAGCAGCAGCCCTCGGAGCCGGCGCACGTCGAGCAGCCGCAGGCAGAACCTCAGGCCGAGCTGCCAGCTCCGGATCAGCTCCCGCTGCCGGACCAGCTCCCCCTGACGGATCAGCTCCCCCTGCCTGAACAGCACCTGGCCGAGCAGCAGCCACCAGAGCGCCAGCCTCAAGGGCAGCCGCAGGAGCAGCAGCTGCAAGAGCAACTGGCTCCGCAGCAGCAGCCTTCCCAGCAAGCCAACGAGCAGACGGCGCCGCAGCCGCATGTCCACGAGCAGCCGCAGCAATCGCCGGCGCCCGAGCAACCGGCGTTTCAGCAGCAGTCTTCGCACCAGCCAGCGCCTCAGCAGCAGGTCCACCAGCAGCCCATTCAGCAGCACGCCCAGCAGCACACGCCGCAGCCGGCCACGCAGGAGAACTCGCAGCAGCAGGCTGCTCAGCAGACCTCGCATCAGCAGGCCCCGCATCAGCAGGTCGTCCAGCCGCAGGGGTTTCAGCAGCAGGTGCATCAGCAGGCGGTTGCTCAGCAGAGCGTGGCGCAGCAGCCGCGGGTGACGGAGGTGGCGCCTGCCGTTACTGATCTGGGTGAGGCATGGCGGCGCGTGCTGGCAGGCCTGCCGCCGAATCAGCGTGCCTGGCTGACCAACTCGCGCCCGGTGACGCTGCACGAGAGCACCGCGATCGTCGCCGTACCGGACGACTTCACCCGCGGGCAGCTGGAGACGCGGCTCCGCCCGGACCTCGAGCGGATCCTCACCGAGAGCTTCGGCCGCGACATCCGGATCGCCGTCACCGTCGACCCGTCCCTCGACCCGGAACTCCGCGAGCAGCAGCAGGCAGCCCAGCAGCCGGCCCCGCAACAGCACCAGCCGCAGCACCAGCAGCACCAGCCCCAGCAGCAGGCGCACCAGCAAGCTCCACAGCAACACCAGCAGCCCTACCCACAGCAGCCGGTGCAGCATCACCAACAGCACCAGCCGCAGCAGCACGTCCAGCCGCCAGTACGCGAGCCGCTCCGCACCGACGGCGCCTACCAGCCGACGATCCAGTCCGCGCTGACCGACCCGGACAACGGCCAGCAGTTCAACCAGCGCCAGGACCAGGCCCCGCAGCACTACGAGCAGCAGCAGACGTTCGGCCAGCCGCTCGGTTCGGTCGCGCCGCCTCCGAACGGTTCCTCGCAGCCGGCCACCGAAGCGCAGGGCGAAGCTCGGCTCAACCCGAAGTACACCTTCGAGACCTTCGTCATCGGCAGCTCGAACCGGTTCGCGCACGCGGCCGCCGTCGCGGTCGCCGAGGCGCCGGGCAAGGCGTACAACCCGCAGCTGATCTACGGCGACTCCGGGCTCGGCAAGACCCACCTGCTGCACGCGATCGGGCACTACGTGCGCAGCCTCTACACCGGAGCCCGCGTCCGGTACGTCTCCAGCGAAGAGTTCACCAACGACTTCATCAACGCGATCCGCGACGACAAGGCGTCCCAGTTCCAGCGCCGGTACCGCGACGTCGACGTCCTGCTGATCGACGACATCCAGTTCCTGGAAGGCAAGATCCAGACCCAGGAAGAGTTCTTCCACACGTTCAACACGCTGCACAACGCGAACAAGCAGATCGTGATCAGCTCCGACCGCGCGCCGAAGCGTCTGGAGGCGCTGGAGGACCGGCTGCGGAACCGGTTCGAGTGGGGCCTGATCACCGACATCCAGCCGCCGGACCTCGAGACCCGGATCGCGATCCTCCGGAAGAAGGCCGCGACCGAGCGGCTGACCGCGCCGCCGGAGGTGCTGGAGTTCATCGCGTCGAAGGTGCAGACGAACATCCGTGAACTCGAGGGCGCCCTGATCCGGGTCACCGCGTTCGCCAGCCTGAACCGGCAGCCCGTCGACCTGAGCCTCGCCGAGATCGTCCTCAAGGACCTGATCCCCGAGGGCAGCAAGCCCGAGGTGACGGCCAGCATGATCATGGGCCAGACCGCGTCGTACTTCGGACTGTCGATCGACGACCTCTGCGGATCGAGCCGGAGCCGGGTGCTGGTGACCGCGCGCCAGATCGCCATGTATCTGTGCCGCGAGCTGACGGATCTGTCGCTGCCGAAGATCGGGCAGCAGTTCGGCGGCCGCGATCACACGACCGTGATGCACGCCGAGCGGAAGATCCGGCAGCTGATGTCGGAGCGCCGCAGCGTCTTCAACCAGGTCACCGAACTGACCAACCGGATCAAGCACCAAGCCAAGCAGCAGTAA